The following proteins come from a genomic window of Lytechinus pictus isolate F3 Inbred chromosome 1, Lp3.0, whole genome shotgun sequence:
- the LOC129263249 gene encoding uncharacterized protein LOC129263249, with product MSHLRSEISNILNIDGMFSAGGKYPRAKTMQETDVHKPVSDPGPFTPRDPLLPGVPQPFAVISEHWSDRLHLPLYDDNDIFSFGKVYEDAMYKLVHKHLELDTHDRFAYVGNSKGSFAEKLKEKFCLLQPMVNIYPGLIHYEETSNQRMLPFKIKHVGAEEYFRQLSMDLEGKKDAPFDKMMLKDASEHFTNPAVTFAHIMRTISSLGKVLIVHRPGPMNTLPLFSAANKRLTEEDNDEPYTKLIKSLQQIRVDVRWEIETLPIVMPKAKWLAMLQKRFPPQMEIASQGQVQQGVRELTEGMLKYAGETVEFYDRLLFITACHPMVDCGYPSVQRSGAAATQPYPGLLNQKYTLTVTPDIYKHLRELEKKPAEKKKIIR from the exons ATGTCACATCTACGCTCCGAAATATCCAATATTCTTAATATTGACGGGATGTTTTCTGCTGGTGGAAAGTACCCAAGAGCAAAG ACTATGCAGGAGACGGATGTCCATAAACCCGTGTCTGACCCGGGGCCTTTCACACCAAGAGACCCACTTCTACCGGGTGTCCCGCAACCCTTCGCTGTCATCAGTGAACATTGGTCGGATAGGCTACATCTCCCGCTCTATGACGACAATGACATCTTCAGTTTTGGCAAGGTCTACGAGGACGCCATGTACAAGTTGGTCCACAAACATCTGGAGCTGGATACCCATGACCGCTTCGCGTACGTCGGCAACAGCAAAGGCAGCTTCGCGGAAAAGCTCAAGGAAAAGTTCTGCTTACTTCAACCCATGGTTAACATATACCCCGGGTTGATACACTACGAGGAAACCAGCAACCAGAGAATGTTGCCGTTTAAGATCAAGCACGTCGGCGCTGAAGAATACTTCCGACAGCTGTCGATGGATTTAGAAGGTAAGAAAGATGCGCCATTTGACAAGATGATGCTGAAAGACGCCAGTGAACATTTTACGAATCCAGCGGTGACATTTGCGCATATAATGAGAACGATCTCTTCCTTAGGGAAAGTCTTAATTGTCCACCGACCGGGACCAATGAATACATTACCTTTGTTTTCAGCAGCAAATAAACGACTAACCGAAGAAGATAACGACGAACCGTATACGAAACTTATCAAAAGCTTGCAGCAAATCCGAGTCGACGTTCGATGGGAGATCGAGACGCTGCCAATCGTCATGCCGAAAGCAAAATGGTTAGCAATGCTACAGAAAAGGTTCCCACCACAGATGGAGATTGCGAGTCAGGGGCAAGTGCAACAGGGTGTACGCGAATTGACAGAAGGGATGCTGAAATACGCGGGAGAAACAGTCGAATTTTATGACCGCCTGCTCTTCATCACCGCCTGTCATCCGATGGTCGATTGCGGATACCCGAGTGTCCAGAGAAGTGGTGCTGCTGCAACGCAACCGTATCCGGGATTGCTGAATCAGAAATACACCTTGACCGTCACGCCGGATATCTATAAACATTTACGAGAGTTGGAGAAGAAACCAGCTGAAAAGAAGAAGATTATTAGGTGA